The following are from one region of the Corylus avellana chromosome ca1, CavTom2PMs-1.0 genome:
- the LOC132165393 gene encoding B3 domain-containing protein Os01g0723500-like isoform X1, protein MMGESHDNRSCFFKLIFKGHNTEQLQIPPKFEKYLPKELPEQAILRGSTGDEWRVKLCKTADGIYLQDGWKHYFEDHSLGGNEFLLFKYNGELCFDVIIFGKDGCERVYGSLIRTNHETASSSGAGRPRKTSLRSNLLHESKPSKDTPERSKVSKMAESFASDFPYFKSCMAKYNVDKVFILRLPALFAREHLPQCTTTIVLRNSEGRSWKVKYVSTEKSYALSQGWAVFVRDNKLKIGDICIFELLAKKEIRVHIFRRPRIELTCKRV, encoded by the exons CAAATCCCACCGAAGTTTGAGAAGTATTTACCGAAAGAATTGCCTGAACAAGCAATTCTTAGAGGTTCCACCGGTGACGAGTGGCGTGTTAAATTGTGCAAGACTGCTGATGGGATATATCTGCAAGATGGTTGGAAGCACTACTTTGAAGATCACTCCTTGGGGGGCAATGAGTTCTTGCTTTTCAAGTATAATGGAGAATTGTGTTTCGACGTGATCATTTTTGGAAAAGATGGGTGTGAGAGAGTTTATGGTTCTCTTATCAGGACAAACCATGAAACTGCCTCCTCTAGTGGTGCAGGTAGACCAAGGAAAACCTCTCTTCGTTCAAATCTCCTCCATGAGTCTAAGCCTAGCAAAGACACTCCAG AAAGATCTAAGGTTTCGAAAATGGCCGAGTCTTTTGCCTCTGATTTTCCTTACTTCAAGAGCTGCATGGCAAAATACAATGTGGATAAGGTGTTCATACTT AGACTACCAGCTCTCTTTGCTAGGGAACACCTTCCTCAATGCACGACAACAATTGTCCTACGGAATTCAGAAGGTCGATCTTGGAAAGTGAAATATGTGAGCACTGAGAAGAGTTATGCGCTTTCTCAAGGATGGGCAGTCTTTGTACGTGATAACAAGCTCAAGATTGGTGATATCTGCATATTTGAGCTTTTGGCGAAAAAGGAAATTCGAGTCCATATCTTCCGGAGACCGAGAATTGAGTTAACCTGTAAGAGAGTCTAA
- the LOC132165393 gene encoding B3 domain-containing protein Os01g0723500-like isoform X2, translated as MTCNIYLLIKQIPPKFEKYLPKELPEQAILRGSTGDEWRVKLCKTADGIYLQDGWKHYFEDHSLGGNEFLLFKYNGELCFDVIIFGKDGCERVYGSLIRTNHETASSSGAGRPRKTSLRSNLLHESKPSKDTPERSKVSKMAESFASDFPYFKSCMAKYNVDKVFILRLPALFAREHLPQCTTTIVLRNSEGRSWKVKYVSTEKSYALSQGWAVFVRDNKLKIGDICIFELLAKKEIRVHIFRRPRIELTCKRV; from the exons CAAATCCCACCGAAGTTTGAGAAGTATTTACCGAAAGAATTGCCTGAACAAGCAATTCTTAGAGGTTCCACCGGTGACGAGTGGCGTGTTAAATTGTGCAAGACTGCTGATGGGATATATCTGCAAGATGGTTGGAAGCACTACTTTGAAGATCACTCCTTGGGGGGCAATGAGTTCTTGCTTTTCAAGTATAATGGAGAATTGTGTTTCGACGTGATCATTTTTGGAAAAGATGGGTGTGAGAGAGTTTATGGTTCTCTTATCAGGACAAACCATGAAACTGCCTCCTCTAGTGGTGCAGGTAGACCAAGGAAAACCTCTCTTCGTTCAAATCTCCTCCATGAGTCTAAGCCTAGCAAAGACACTCCAG AAAGATCTAAGGTTTCGAAAATGGCCGAGTCTTTTGCCTCTGATTTTCCTTACTTCAAGAGCTGCATGGCAAAATACAATGTGGATAAGGTGTTCATACTT AGACTACCAGCTCTCTTTGCTAGGGAACACCTTCCTCAATGCACGACAACAATTGTCCTACGGAATTCAGAAGGTCGATCTTGGAAAGTGAAATATGTGAGCACTGAGAAGAGTTATGCGCTTTCTCAAGGATGGGCAGTCTTTGTACGTGATAACAAGCTCAAGATTGGTGATATCTGCATATTTGAGCTTTTGGCGAAAAAGGAAATTCGAGTCCATATCTTCCGGAGACCGAGAATTGAGTTAACCTGTAAGAGAGTCTAA
- the LOC132178653 gene encoding uncharacterized protein LOC132178653 produces the protein MKIGEGGIPITMVTQMMMAVMVVVVMMFVADGADKNDVFSPCSDAKVQKLDGFTFGLAFSTKESFFFNQTQLSPCDQRLSLSSKNAQLALFRPKVDEISFLTINSSTFNPVQFGGYMVAFAGQKYAARSLPILVADSTNTITSFTLVLEFQEGSLQNLYWKNFGCNACSQDSTCLNNQNCAVATSNCTSNGGSKDCNLSIQLTFSGTDKNLDALNSWYEVENLRQYSLYGLFSNIRDSVTPQII, from the exons ATGAAGATAGGTGAAGGTGGGATACCCATCACCATGGTAACGCAGATGATGATGGCTgtaatggtggtggtggtgatgatgTTTGTGGCAGATGGAGCTGATAAAAACGATGTTTTCAGCCCCTGTTCTGAtgcaaaagttcaaaaattagaTGGTTTTACCTTTGGTCTTGCATTTTCAACCAAGGAATCCTTCTTTTTCAATCAGACTCAACTTTCTCCTTGCGATCAGCGTCTCTCCCTCTCAAGTAAAaatgctcaacttgctctgtTTAGGCCCAAGGTCGACGAGATCTCTTTCCTCACCATTAATAGCAGCACCTTCAATCCG GTTCAGTTTGGTGGGTATATGGTAGCATTTGCTGGACAGAAATATGCAGCAAGATCTCTCCCAATTTTGGTTGCTGACTCAACTAACACCATAACTAGTTTCACTCTG GTCCTAGAATTCCAGGAAGGTAGTCTTCAAAATCTATACTGGAAGAACTTTGGGTGTAATGCTTGCTCCCAGGACTCGACTTGCCTCAACAATCAGAACTGTGCAGTGGCAACCTCTAATTGCACAAGCAATGGTGGGTCAAAGGATTGCAATTTAAGCATACAATTGACATTTTCTGGTACAGATAAGAATCTTGATGCACTTAATTCATGGTATGAGGTGGAAAATCTTCGGCAGTACTCCCTCTACGGTCTATTCTCCAATATTCGTGATTCTGTCACCCCCCAGATAATATGA
- the LOC132181827 gene encoding uncharacterized protein LOC132181827 — protein MEEENKHSPKDEKETEQEPLKENAKEEAKSEAAQAPKSGWGGWGFSPLSVLSDLQKAAEEISRNAAAVAQTAAKSMTDMQNTEVDAEPSKNEREVEDSADERESGDEKDKLRKSALDKLEKVSEESILGQGLKVLDNSVENLASGAWNALGSAWRGGTDLVHKIEHSAVNLAESIQQGGLPAPGSVAPSILETGKAFTAKGMHVLELVGKETMDLLITETGIEVEKNSKEAEQQTEDDQLYEEVTFDRCFYIYGGPEQLEELEALSNHYGLLFNRRKGKSSLEQKSAFDGKLKEVQQIFSLSTEMDGTGVETDKGKKIETAAEGSGDEMKNLNNTSVSKAADMAAGFTSALAGLAVNDMIQRTAGRLESLHSEGVHRLSEMCCFAVSQLLMLGKSIISNANKVQDEDADENVVNIDWPEDSIEKAKIIRAKAQSMTGYVEAVSNSFITGISDVAEAYLAAIKGASAESHEVLPQTSVQEKASALSEHLRADQTTALCKIQDGIQYLSYVVLSTSMPSA, from the exons ATGGAGGAAGAAAACAAACATTCGCCCAAGGATGAGAAAGAGACAGAGCAAGAGCCACTAAAAGAAAACgcaaaagaagaagcaaaatcaGAAGCAGCACAAGCACCGAAGAGCGGCTGGGGCGGTTGgggtttctctcctctctccgtTCTCTCAGATCTCCAAAAAGCAGCCGAAGAAATCTCTCGCAAT GCTGCTGCAGTTGCTCAGACAGCAGCAAAGAGCATGACAGACATGCAAAACACTGAAGTGGACGCAGAACCTTCTAAGAATGAGAGAGAGGTAGAAGACTCTGCAGATGAAAGGGAAAGTGGAGATGAAAAGGACAAGCTACGGAAGTCTGCTCTAGATAAATTGGAGAAAGTTAGTGAGGAGTCAATACTTGGTCAG GGTTTGAAGGTTCTTGATAATTCTGTGGAGAATTTGGCTTCTGGAGCATGGAATGCATTAGGAAGTGCATGGAGAGGGGGTACAGATTTGGTTCACAA GATCGAGCATTCTGCTGTGAACCTCGCAGAATCTATTCAGCAAGGTGGTTTACCAGCACCTGGTTCTGTTGCGCCATCCATATTAGAG ACTGGAAAGGCTTTTACGGCAAAAGGAATGCATGTGCTTGAACTTGTAGGAAAGGAGACCATGGATCTACTGATTACAGAGACTGGTATCGAAGTTGAGAAGAATTCGAAAGAAGCTGAACAACAAACTGAGGACGATCAGTTGTATGAGGAAGTGACATTTGATCGATGCTTCTATATTTATGGAGGTCCAGAACAGTTGGAG GAGCTGGAGGCGTTGTCCAACCACTATGGCCTGTTATTTAACcgaagaaaaggaaaatcatCATTGGAACAGAAATCTGCATTTGATGGAAAGCTAAAAGAGGTCCAACAAATTTTCAGTTTGAGTACTGAAATGGATGGAACTGGTGTAGAGAcagacaaaggaaaaaaaatagagactGCGGCTGAGGGAAGTGGGGACGAGATGAAGAATTTAAACAACACAAGTGTTAGCAAGGCTGCTGATATGGCTGCAGG GTTTACAAGTGCGCTAGCTGGATTAGCCGTTAATGATATGATCCAAAGGACTGCTGGCAGACTAGAGTCTCTTCACTCTGAGGGGGTTCAT AGACTCTCCGAAATGTGCTGTTTTGCGGTGTCTCAACTATTGATGCTTGGTAAATCCATCATTTCTAATGCTAACAAGGTTCAGGATGAAGATGCTGACGAGAATGTTGTGAATATTGACTGGCCTGAGGATTCTATTGAAAAAGCTAAGATAATCAGAGCGAAGGCACAGTCAATGACAGGATATGTGGAAGCTGTTTCCAACAGCTTTATTACAG GCATATCTGATGTAGCTGAAGCTTATTTAGCAGCCATAAAGGGCGCCAGTGCCGAATCACATGAAGTTCTTCCACAAACTTCAGTCCAGGAAAAAGCCAGTGCCTTGTCTGAACATCTGCGTGCAGATCAGACAACAGCTCTGTGCAAAATCCAGGATGGGATCCAATACTTGTCTTATGTAGTCCTTTCAACCTCTATGCCTTCTGCTTGA